Proteins encoded within one genomic window of Pseudomonas cannabina:
- a CDS encoding transketolase family protein, with product MASEHFATVMVEAFIAAVEEGLDLVPVVSDSTSTAKIAPFMQRFPERVINVGIAEQSLVGVAAGLALGGKIAATCNAAPFLISRANEQVKVDVCYNQANVKMFGLNSGTSYGPLASTHHCLDDISVMRGFGNVQIFAPSDPLECRQIIDYALRYHSPVYVRLDGKPLRELHDSSYRFAPGNVDILRRGSDLTIVALGSVVHEAVDAAARLAEQGLDAQVINLSSIRPLQRDALVSALSGSRGVITVEEHNINGGLGSLVAELLAENALGISLIRLGIGDGEYAAAGAREPTRALHGIDADGIVAAAARLR from the coding sequence ATGGCGAGTGAACATTTTGCCACTGTCATGGTGGAAGCTTTTATCGCTGCCGTCGAAGAAGGCCTAGACCTCGTGCCGGTGGTCAGCGACTCGACATCCACCGCCAAGATAGCCCCGTTCATGCAGCGTTTCCCGGAGCGGGTCATCAACGTCGGGATTGCCGAGCAGTCGCTGGTGGGCGTCGCCGCCGGCCTGGCGCTGGGTGGCAAGATCGCCGCCACCTGCAACGCCGCGCCGTTCCTGATTTCCCGTGCCAACGAACAGGTCAAGGTCGATGTTTGCTACAACCAGGCCAACGTCAAAATGTTCGGTCTCAATTCAGGCACCAGTTATGGGCCGCTGGCCAGCACCCATCACTGTCTGGATGACATCTCGGTGATGCGCGGTTTCGGCAACGTGCAGATTTTCGCCCCGTCGGACCCGCTCGAGTGCCGACAGATCATCGATTACGCCCTGCGTTATCACAGCCCGGTGTACGTCCGCCTCGACGGCAAGCCACTGCGTGAACTGCATGATTCCAGCTATCGCTTCGCGCCCGGAAACGTCGATATCCTGCGCCGTGGTTCAGACCTGACCATCGTCGCACTCGGTTCGGTGGTGCATGAGGCGGTCGACGCTGCGGCGCGGCTGGCGGAGCAGGGGCTCGACGCGCAAGTCATCAACCTGTCTTCGATTCGTCCGCTGCAACGTGATGCGCTGGTCAGCGCCCTGAGCGGCAGCCGTGGGGTGATTACCGTCGAAGAACATAATATCAACGGCGGGCTCGGCAGCCTGGTGGCTGAATTGCTGGCCGAGAACGCATTGGGCATCAGCCTGATTCGCCTCGGCATTGGTGATGGCGAATACGCAGCAGCGGGTGCCCGTGAGCCGACGCGTGCTTTGCATGGCATCGATGCGGACGGCATTGTTGCGGCCGCTGCACGTTTGCGTTAG
- a CDS encoding ABC transporter permease produces MDAKAPVHQAVKPQSRGGLLKLLPNNIGGPLIGLALLVLVFSFSSEFFFTLRNGLNILDQVTVLGILAIGMTAVIVIGGIDLSVGSVLAFSMMMLGWLYQDQGMTLGLAIPVAIATGMLAGLVSGLLITYARLPAFIATLTMMSVARGLANILTEGRQIVGYPEWFTNLATVRHFGFLSATVGLFLIMLVLAWVFLRFRAGGRNLYAIGGSPEVARLSGIKVRAITLWVYAISGALAGIAAVTMAARLDSSQPSAGLTLELDAIAAVVIGGASLSGGVGSVGGTLVGVLIIGVLRNGLNLLGVSPFIQQVVIGVVIALAVTIDTLRRRSNSAH; encoded by the coding sequence ATGGACGCCAAAGCGCCAGTGCATCAGGCCGTCAAGCCGCAGAGCCGTGGGGGGTTGCTCAAGCTGCTGCCCAATAACATTGGTGGCCCGCTGATCGGCCTCGCGTTGCTGGTGCTGGTCTTCTCCTTCAGCTCCGAATTCTTTTTCACTCTGCGCAACGGCCTGAATATTCTCGATCAGGTGACCGTGCTGGGCATTCTCGCCATCGGCATGACCGCCGTGATTGTCATCGGCGGCATTGACCTGTCAGTCGGTTCGGTGCTGGCCTTCTCGATGATGATGCTCGGCTGGCTTTATCAGGATCAGGGCATGACGCTGGGGCTGGCGATTCCCGTGGCGATTGCAACCGGCATGCTCGCCGGGCTGGTGTCCGGCCTGCTGATTACTTACGCCAGACTGCCCGCGTTCATCGCCACGCTGACCATGATGTCGGTCGCCCGTGGGCTGGCGAACATTCTCACCGAAGGCCGGCAGATCGTCGGTTATCCGGAGTGGTTCACCAACCTGGCCACCGTGCGTCATTTCGGCTTCCTGTCAGCCACCGTCGGGCTGTTTCTGATCATGCTGGTGCTGGCCTGGGTATTTCTGCGTTTCCGCGCGGGCGGCCGCAACCTGTACGCGATTGGCGGCAGCCCGGAAGTGGCGCGGCTGTCGGGGATCAAGGTGCGGGCCATCACGCTTTGGGTGTACGCCATCAGCGGCGCACTGGCCGGCATCGCTGCCGTGACCATGGCTGCGCGCCTTGACTCCTCGCAACCCAGCGCCGGGCTGACTCTGGAACTCGACGCCATCGCCGCCGTGGTGATCGGCGGTGCCAGCCTCAGCGGCGGCGTCGGCAGTGTCGGTGGCACGCTGGTCGGTGTGCTGATCATCGGCGTACTGCGCAACGGCCTCAATCTGCTGGGGGTTTCCCCGTTCATTCAACAAGTGGTCATAGGCGTGGTCATCGCCCTTGCTGTGACCATCGATACCTTGCGTCGCCGTTCCAACAGTGCTCATTAA
- a CDS encoding MFS transporter has translation MSKPATTVAAIQGSSPGPKNQSDTGRRYFQLMLLVLAAGAIYPILYLRQVYQTTMLEVFQIDHSQLGYLYSMLGTIFLLSYLPSGWLADRIAPRFLIFFSLVATGVLGLWYSTVPSMTGLMIIFGCWGLTTGLTFWASVLKRVKMIAHHTEQGRFFGILDGGRGLVEALLATVALALFAFATESRGQSSSEGFKQVVYLYAFTCIAIGCVLVLVKDPASLQDTAAVEKGKYNLLSDLMTLAKIPELWLVTAIVFCGYHLFWATYSFSDYLQGNGMTAIMAGTITTLKLWMRPIGGLGGGFLGDRSSNISVLIVALTLATLAMFGLIVFPAINSLGLLIGTVIFIGLMAYAIRGLYWAILDTCNIPLRITGLAIGIVSVIGYLPDAFIPLINGYLTEHFPGAPGYRLYFGYIAFVGLLGILAALSLRARINRKSLLQNV, from the coding sequence ATGTCCAAGCCTGCAACCACCGTTGCCGCCATTCAGGGTTCGAGCCCGGGCCCAAAAAATCAAAGCGACACCGGACGTCGTTATTTCCAACTGATGTTACTGGTGCTGGCCGCAGGTGCGATCTACCCGATCCTGTACCTGCGTCAGGTCTATCAGACCACCATGCTTGAGGTGTTTCAGATCGACCACAGCCAGCTGGGCTATCTGTACTCGATGCTGGGGACGATCTTCCTGCTCAGCTACTTGCCCAGCGGTTGGCTGGCAGACCGGATTGCGCCGCGCTTTCTGATCTTCTTTTCGCTGGTGGCCACCGGTGTGCTGGGGCTCTGGTATTCCACGGTGCCGTCGATGACCGGGCTGATGATCATCTTCGGCTGTTGGGGGCTGACCACTGGGCTGACCTTCTGGGCCTCAGTGCTCAAGCGGGTGAAGATGATCGCCCATCACACTGAACAAGGCCGCTTCTTCGGCATCCTCGACGGCGGTCGCGGTCTGGTCGAAGCCTTGTTGGCAACGGTGGCCCTGGCGCTGTTCGCGTTTGCCACCGAAAGCCGTGGCCAGTCGTCCAGCGAAGGCTTCAAACAGGTGGTCTACCTGTATGCCTTCACCTGCATCGCCATCGGTTGTGTGCTGGTGCTGGTCAAAGACCCTGCGTCCCTGCAAGACACCGCCGCGGTGGAGAAGGGCAAATACAACCTGCTCAGCGACCTGATGACGCTGGCGAAAATCCCTGAGCTGTGGCTGGTGACGGCGATTGTGTTCTGCGGCTATCACCTGTTCTGGGCCACATACAGCTTCTCCGATTACCTGCAAGGCAATGGCATGACCGCGATCATGGCGGGCACCATTACCACCCTCAAGTTGTGGATGCGGCCGATTGGCGGCCTGGGCGGCGGTTTTCTGGGTGACCGGTCCTCGAACATATCGGTGCTGATCGTCGCGCTGACCCTCGCCACTCTGGCCATGTTCGGCCTGATCGTCTTCCCGGCGATCAACAGCCTGGGGCTACTGATCGGCACCGTGATTTTCATCGGCCTGATGGCGTATGCGATTCGCGGCCTGTACTGGGCGATCCTCGACACTTGCAACATCCCGCTGCGCATCACCGGACTGGCCATTGGCATTGTCTCGGTGATCGGCTACTTGCCGGACGCCTTCATTCCGTTGATCAACGGCTACCTGACCGAGCACTTTCCCGGTGCCCCCGGTTACCGCCTGTATTTCGGCTACATCGCCTTTGTCGGCCTGCTCGGGATTCTTGCTGCCCTGAGCCTGCGTGCCCGCATCAACCGTAAATCCTTGCTACAGAATGTTTAA
- the aldA gene encoding aldehyde dehydrogenase, with product MRSERNFVNGQFIESASEALIAVYNPATEALVGYVSAATTAQASAAVAAAAVAQKAWGQLTSIERAEHLRALADALDDCAENIGEALAAESGKSVEDASNEARYAAQITRYHAEWARRIEGKIIPSDTPDENLLLQRAPMGVVACLIPFNYPVYTLLRKIAPALIAGNTVVVRPSNNTPISAFEIARAVQQSGLPVGVVNILTMDHATAAALCTHKAVGMITLTGSVNAGRVVLDYCKTNIAKPSLELGGKTPAIIEADADLEAAATAIVASKTTHCGQLCTAVERVYVQESVYDAFLALLKSKISAVQFGDRSSDASLMGPLVSASAQQNIHAMVERAIADGAVLEAGGFIPQGSGHFYPPTLLGNCRQDMEIIQEEIFGPVLPVLKYRDIDEALAMANDHQFGLSSVLFTERYRTTLKVANAIEAGELYVNRTPADPYQGFHAGWKRSGLGGDDGKHGMLEYTQTRLVVMKY from the coding sequence ATGCGATCCGAACGAAATTTTGTAAACGGTCAATTCATCGAGTCTGCCAGCGAGGCGCTGATAGCAGTTTACAACCCGGCAACCGAAGCGCTGGTGGGGTACGTTTCGGCGGCCACCACCGCACAAGCCTCTGCTGCGGTAGCCGCTGCCGCCGTAGCCCAGAAAGCCTGGGGCCAGCTGACCAGTATCGAGCGCGCCGAACACCTGCGGGCTTTGGCCGATGCACTTGATGACTGTGCGGAAAACATCGGGGAGGCGCTGGCTGCCGAGTCCGGCAAAAGCGTCGAGGACGCCAGCAATGAAGCGCGTTACGCCGCGCAGATCACCCGCTATCACGCCGAGTGGGCGCGACGCATCGAAGGCAAGATCATCCCCAGCGATACCCCGGACGAAAATCTGCTTCTGCAGCGCGCGCCGATGGGCGTTGTCGCCTGCCTGATTCCGTTCAACTACCCTGTATATACCTTGTTGCGCAAAATCGCCCCGGCGCTGATTGCCGGCAACACGGTGGTTGTGCGGCCGAGCAACAACACGCCGATCTCGGCCTTCGAGATCGCCAGGGCTGTGCAGCAATCGGGCCTGCCTGTGGGGGTGGTGAACATTCTGACCATGGACCACGCCACTGCGGCTGCGCTGTGCACCCACAAGGCGGTCGGCATGATCACCCTGACCGGCAGCGTCAATGCCGGTCGGGTCGTGCTGGATTACTGCAAGACCAACATCGCCAAACCCTCGCTGGAACTGGGCGGCAAGACCCCGGCAATCATCGAAGCCGACGCCGACCTGGAAGCCGCTGCCACTGCCATCGTGGCGTCCAAGACCACCCATTGCGGCCAGTTGTGTACGGCGGTAGAGCGGGTATATGTGCAGGAAAGCGTTTACGACGCATTCCTTGCGCTGCTCAAAAGCAAGATCAGCGCAGTGCAGTTCGGCGACCGTTCCAGCGACGCCAGCCTGATGGGCCCTCTGGTCAGCGCCAGCGCGCAACAGAACATTCACGCCATGGTCGAGCGAGCGATAGCCGACGGTGCGGTGCTGGAAGCCGGTGGTTTTATCCCGCAGGGCAGTGGCCATTTTTACCCGCCGACGCTGCTTGGCAACTGCCGTCAGGACATGGAAATCATTCAGGAAGAAATCTTCGGCCCGGTGCTGCCGGTGCTCAAGTACCGCGACATCGACGAAGCACTGGCGATGGCCAACGATCACCAGTTTGGCCTGTCATCGGTGCTCTTCACCGAGCGCTACCGCACCACCCTGAAAGTGGCCAACGCCATCGAGGCCGGCGAGTTGTACGTCAATCGCACCCCGGCGGACCCGTATCAGGGTTTTCATGCCGGCTGGAAACGCTCGGGCCTGGGCGGCGATGACGGCAAGCACGGCATGCTCGAATACACCCAGACCCGCCTGGTGGTCATGAAGTACTAG
- a CDS encoding transketolase, with the protein MNAFRYDAQQIKEQARLIRRNVITLNAASPAGGHTGADLSETDILATLYFRILDTGPERIEDPERDIYIQSKGHGVGGLYCCLAQAGYIPEAWLADYQHFNSRLPGHPVRQKTPGIELNTGALGHGLPVAVGLALAARMSGSNKRIYVLTGDGELAEGSNWEAAMAAAKYGLDNLFVIVDKNKLQLAGLTAEIMPLDPLDVKWAAFGFAVSECDGNDVEQLVSTLEQMQVRKGAPQVLIAHTIKGKGVSFIEARPEWHHRVPKGDEVSAALEELNHGE; encoded by the coding sequence ATGAATGCCTTCCGCTACGACGCCCAGCAGATCAAAGAACAGGCCCGCCTGATCAGACGCAATGTCATCACCCTGAACGCCGCGTCGCCAGCAGGCGGGCATACGGGGGCTGATCTTTCAGAAACCGACATCCTCGCCACGTTGTATTTCCGGATTCTCGATACAGGCCCCGAGCGTATCGAAGACCCGGAACGCGATATCTACATTCAGAGCAAGGGCCACGGGGTCGGCGGGTTGTATTGCTGTCTGGCGCAGGCGGGATACATTCCCGAGGCATGGCTGGCGGACTATCAGCATTTCAATTCGCGCCTGCCGGGCCACCCGGTGCGGCAGAAGACGCCAGGCATCGAACTCAACACCGGCGCGCTGGGTCACGGCCTGCCGGTTGCGGTGGGCCTGGCGCTGGCGGCCAGAATGTCTGGGAGTAACAAGCGCATCTACGTGCTGACCGGCGACGGCGAACTGGCCGAAGGGTCCAACTGGGAAGCGGCCATGGCCGCCGCCAAGTACGGCCTGGACAACCTGTTCGTGATCGTCGACAAGAACAAGCTGCAACTGGCGGGTTTGACCGCAGAGATCATGCCGCTGGACCCGCTCGACGTGAAATGGGCCGCGTTCGGCTTTGCGGTCAGCGAGTGCGACGGTAACGACGTCGAACAACTGGTCAGCACCCTGGAGCAGATGCAGGTGCGCAAGGGCGCGCCTCAGGTGCTGATTGCCCACACCATCAAGGGCAAAGGCGTTTCGTTCATCGAAGCTCGGCCGGAATGGCACCATCGGGTGCCAAAAGGTGACGAAGTCAGCGCAGCGCTGGAGGAGTTGAATCATGGCGAGTGA
- a CDS encoding Rrf2 family transcriptional regulator, producing MPTSSRFVVAVHTLAALAVSDGRPLRSEDLAYSANTGAVVIRGLLSRLSTAGLTRSQLGAGGGALLARPAEKIRLLDVYEAVEDTELFSSHRVAPCEKCAVGGNILEALAPTLVRARSALEDELAKVTVADIAAEVARLGKFTVPLTW from the coding sequence ATGCCAACCAGCAGTCGTTTTGTGGTTGCCGTCCATACGCTGGCTGCTCTGGCCGTCAGCGATGGCAGGCCGCTACGTTCCGAAGACCTTGCCTACTCAGCGAACACCGGGGCTGTGGTGATTCGTGGGCTGTTGTCCCGGCTGAGTACGGCGGGGCTGACACGTTCGCAATTGGGTGCTGGTGGCGGTGCCTTGCTGGCCAGGCCCGCAGAGAAGATACGGTTGCTGGACGTTTACGAAGCTGTCGAGGACACCGAGCTGTTCTCGTCACACCGGGTGGCGCCCTGCGAAAAATGTGCTGTCGGGGGCAATATCCTGGAAGCCCTCGCACCTACGCTGGTTCGTGCTCGCTCTGCACTTGAGGATGAGCTTGCGAAAGTCACTGTTGCTGACATCGCAGCAGAAGTTGCGCGCCTTGGTAAATTCACTGTCCCGTTAACCTGGTGA
- a CDS encoding GMC family oxidoreductase encodes MTYDYIIAGAGSAGCIIANRLSASGQYSVLLLEAGGKDSSLWFRIPVGFAKMYYNPTFNWMYYSQPQKQLNNREIYAPRGKVQGGSGSINAMVYVRGQAHDFDDWAANGNDGWSFKDVLPYFRKLENHPLGESEYHGGSGPIGITPMKGHTHPICDVFLKGCDQLGYPHSDDFNGPTFEGSGIYDVNTKNGQRSSSSFAYLHPALSRPNLTVEHYALVDKVIFDNQRATGISVTQRGVVRTFSARKEVILCAGAVDTPKILQLSGVADQQLLARHQIPLVKHLPAVGQNLQDHLCVSYYYKASIPTLNDQLGSLLGQFKLGLEYLLTRKGALAMSVNQAGGFFRGTDAQAHPNLQLYFNPLSYQIPKNNKASLKPEPCSGFLLCFNPCRPTSRGSIEIASNNPREAALIDPNYLSTQKDIDEVIQGSRLMRKIMQAPALKSIIVAEVLPGPAVETDEQMLQYFRENCGSIYHLCGSCAMGTDPQTSVVDKHLQVHGLQGLRIIDASVFPNVTSGNTHAAVLMVAEKGADLILQDA; translated from the coding sequence ATGACATACGACTACATCATCGCTGGCGCAGGCTCGGCCGGTTGCATCATCGCCAATCGGCTCTCGGCCTCCGGGCAGTACAGCGTGTTGCTGCTGGAAGCGGGCGGCAAGGACAGTTCGCTGTGGTTCAGGATTCCGGTCGGTTTCGCCAAAATGTATTACAACCCGACCTTCAACTGGATGTATTACAGCCAGCCGCAAAAGCAACTGAACAACCGCGAGATCTACGCACCGCGTGGCAAGGTGCAGGGTGGCTCGGGCTCGATCAACGCCATGGTCTACGTTCGCGGGCAGGCCCACGACTTCGATGACTGGGCGGCCAACGGCAACGACGGCTGGAGTTTCAAGGACGTGTTACCGTACTTTCGCAAGCTGGAAAACCACCCGCTGGGCGAGAGTGAATACCATGGCGGAAGCGGGCCGATTGGCATCACCCCGATGAAGGGCCATACCCACCCCATCTGTGACGTGTTCCTGAAAGGGTGCGACCAGTTGGGTTATCCGCACAGTGACGACTTCAACGGCCCGACCTTCGAGGGCTCGGGTATCTATGACGTCAACACCAAAAACGGCCAGCGCAGTTCCAGCAGTTTCGCCTATCTGCACCCGGCCCTGAGCCGACCGAACCTGACGGTCGAGCACTACGCACTGGTCGACAAGGTCATCTTCGACAACCAGCGGGCAACGGGTATTTCCGTGACCCAGCGCGGGGTGGTTCGCACCTTCAGTGCCCGCAAGGAAGTGATCCTGTGTGCCGGAGCGGTCGACACGCCGAAGATACTGCAACTGTCCGGCGTGGCGGATCAGCAATTATTGGCCAGGCACCAGATACCACTGGTCAAACACCTGCCAGCGGTAGGGCAGAACCTGCAAGACCACCTGTGCGTGAGCTACTACTACAAGGCCAGCATCCCGACCCTGAATGATCAGCTCGGCTCATTGTTGGGGCAATTCAAGCTCGGTCTTGAATACCTGCTGACCCGCAAAGGCGCGTTGGCCATGAGCGTCAACCAGGCCGGCGGCTTTTTCCGTGGCACCGACGCCCAGGCCCATCCGAACCTGCAACTGTACTTCAACCCGTTGTCGTACCAGATCCCGAAAAACAACAAGGCCAGCCTCAAACCCGAACCGTGCTCAGGCTTCCTGCTGTGCTTCAACCCGTGCCGCCCCACCAGCCGTGGAAGCATCGAGATTGCCTCGAACAACCCGCGCGAAGCGGCGCTGATCGACCCCAACTACTTGAGCACGCAAAAAGACATCGACGAAGTGATTCAGGGCAGCCGACTGATGCGCAAAATCATGCAGGCTCCCGCGCTCAAAAGCATCATCGTCGCTGAGGTGCTGCCAGGGCCAGCCGTCGAGACCGATGAGCAGATGTTGCAGTATTTCCGCGAGAACTGCGGCTCGATCTACCACCTGTGCGGCTCCTGCGCGATGGGCACAGACCCACAGACATCAGTGGTGGACAAACACCTTCAAGTCCACGGGCTGCAAGGGCTGCGGATCATCGATGCCTCGGTCTTTCCGAACGTCACCAGCGGTAATACCCACGCGGCGGTGCTGATGGTGGCGGAGAAGGGGGCTGATCTGATTTTGCAGGATGCCTGA
- a CDS encoding ArsR/SmtB family transcription factor, giving the protein MAMNGSLDIMHPMRTFQHPEPEDLTLERVLYALSDPVRMGIVRCLAGVTEATCGELDGGRPKSSMSHHFRVLRDAGLVHTRNIGTTHMNSLRTQVLESRFPGLLASILAQR; this is encoded by the coding sequence ATGGCAATGAACGGAAGCCTTGATATCATGCACCCCATGCGAACCTTCCAACATCCTGAACCTGAAGACCTCACCCTCGAACGCGTGCTGTACGCCTTGAGCGACCCTGTACGCATGGGCATTGTGCGCTGCCTGGCGGGTGTGACCGAAGCCACCTGCGGCGAACTGGACGGTGGCCGACCGAAATCCAGCATGTCCCACCACTTCCGCGTGTTGCGCGATGCCGGGCTCGTGCACACGCGCAACATCGGCACCACGCACATGAACTCGCTGCGCACGCAGGTGCTGGAGAGCCGTTTTCCGGGGTTGCTGGCGAGTATTCTGGCGCAGCGGTGA
- a CDS encoding FGGY family carbohydrate kinase, with the protein MNEHSPLILAIDEGTSNAKAVLVNQLGQVVARGSRPLSISHPQAGYSEQDPLLIWQATLEAIADCMTGLQRPISALAISNQRESVVAWNRASGAPVSPCISWQCRRSLPLCNELHAQGHEAMILDKTGLALDPMFSAGKMRWILDHLDDGHARAAAGDICLGTLDSWLLWKLSGGHVFATDYSNAARTQLFNLQSCEWDPQLLELFSIPAAALAAIQPSSGLFAHTVAVDGLDAGIPILSMIGDSHAALYGQGGFAPGLVKATLGTGSSLMTPMAGPIASRHGLSTTLAWHDGAIPTYAMEGNIVHTGAAVQWAARLVAGESIHALSEQAAQLADNGGVYFVPALSGLGAPHWQADARGLICGLTEGSSGAHIMRAALESIGYQIRDVFDAMQADIGSPLKELWVDGGATRNRWLMQFLADLLQRPVIRSLSPEVSALGAAHLAGKALGLWNDAADLQALERQRERFDPVPGLNLDGLYQEWQKALRRVVC; encoded by the coding sequence ATGAACGAACACTCCCCGCTGATTCTGGCCATCGATGAAGGCACCAGCAACGCCAAGGCCGTGCTGGTCAACCAACTGGGGCAAGTCGTCGCCCGTGGCTCGCGGCCCTTGAGCATCAGCCACCCGCAAGCCGGTTACTCGGAGCAGGACCCGCTGCTGATCTGGCAGGCCACGCTTGAGGCGATAGCAGACTGCATGACTGGTTTACAGCGTCCGATCAGCGCGCTGGCCATCAGCAATCAGCGCGAGTCGGTGGTGGCGTGGAACCGGGCCAGCGGGGCACCCGTGTCGCCGTGCATCAGTTGGCAGTGCCGCCGTTCGTTGCCGCTGTGCAATGAACTGCACGCTCAGGGCCACGAAGCCATGATTCTGGACAAAACCGGACTGGCCCTCGACCCGATGTTTTCCGCAGGCAAAATGCGCTGGATTCTTGATCATCTGGACGACGGTCACGCTCGCGCAGCGGCAGGCGACATCTGCCTGGGGACACTCGACAGTTGGTTGCTCTGGAAACTCAGCGGCGGACATGTATTTGCCACCGACTATTCCAATGCAGCCCGCACCCAGCTGTTCAATCTGCAAAGCTGCGAATGGGACCCGCAATTGCTTGAGCTGTTTTCGATCCCTGCCGCTGCTCTGGCCGCTATCCAACCCAGCTCAGGCCTGTTTGCTCATACCGTGGCAGTCGACGGGCTCGATGCCGGTATTCCGATTCTGTCGATGATCGGCGATTCGCATGCGGCGCTGTACGGGCAGGGCGGTTTTGCCCCCGGACTGGTCAAGGCGACGCTCGGGACCGGTTCTTCATTAATGACGCCAATGGCCGGGCCCATCGCCTCTCGCCACGGTCTGTCGACGACACTGGCCTGGCACGACGGCGCGATACCGACCTACGCCATGGAAGGCAACATCGTTCACACCGGCGCGGCCGTTCAGTGGGCTGCGCGGCTGGTGGCCGGTGAGTCTATCCATGCCCTCAGCGAACAGGCCGCGCAACTGGCTGACAATGGCGGCGTGTACTTTGTGCCGGCGCTGTCCGGTCTCGGCGCGCCACACTGGCAGGCCGATGCCCGAGGGCTGATTTGCGGCCTGACGGAAGGCAGTTCTGGTGCACACATCATGCGCGCGGCGCTTGAATCCATCGGCTATCAGATTCGCGACGTGTTCGACGCGATGCAGGCCGACATCGGCAGCCCGCTCAAGGAACTCTGGGTCGACGGCGGCGCAACCCGCAACCGCTGGCTCATGCAATTTCTCGCCGACCTGCTGCAACGCCCGGTCATCCGCAGCCTGTCACCGGAAGTCTCGGCACTGGGCGCTGCACACCTGGCAGGTAAAGCCCTCGGCCTCTGGAATGACGCCGCCGACCTGCAAGCGCTGGAAAGACAACGCGAACGCTTCGACCCCGTTCCTGGCCTGAATCTGGATGGCCTGTATCAGGAATGGCAGAAGGCTCTGAGGCGGGTGGTGTGTTAA
- a CDS encoding sugar ABC transporter substrate-binding protein — MFMTKKLLLATALAAATLTTAGSTWAKELTIGLAVANLQADFFNQIKQSVEAEGKARGVKIITVDAQGNSSTQVSQIEDLITRQIDALIYIPAGATAAGVPVKAAKAAGIPVIAVDRNAPDAPGDTFIASDSVAGARMLAEYVGKVTGGKGRIAILQGQLGTTPENDRARGFKEGLKGFPDLKIVAEQPAEWAQDKGFAVAQDLLQRDPNITVFFGRADAMALGAAQAVKVANLDHPVVVVGFDGDVAGLKAVNSGVLQATMTQQTQKMGRMAVASALDLKAGKAVPKEQLLETVLTTKDNVAPFLQQHP; from the coding sequence ATGTTCATGACCAAGAAACTGCTGCTCGCCACGGCTCTGGCCGCCGCCACCCTCACCACGGCCGGTTCGACCTGGGCCAAGGAGCTGACCATCGGCCTGGCCGTGGCCAACCTGCAGGCCGACTTCTTCAACCAGATCAAACAGTCGGTCGAGGCCGAGGGCAAAGCTCGCGGGGTGAAGATCATCACGGTTGACGCCCAGGGTAATTCCTCGACTCAGGTCAGCCAGATCGAAGACCTGATCACCCGCCAGATCGACGCGCTGATCTACATTCCGGCTGGCGCCACTGCCGCCGGGGTGCCGGTCAAAGCCGCCAAGGCGGCGGGAATTCCGGTGATTGCCGTGGACCGCAACGCGCCTGACGCACCCGGCGATACGTTTATTGCCAGCGACAGCGTTGCCGGTGCACGCATGCTTGCCGAATACGTCGGCAAGGTAACGGGCGGCAAAGGCCGCATCGCCATCCTTCAAGGGCAGTTGGGCACCACGCCGGAAAACGACCGCGCCAGAGGTTTCAAGGAAGGCCTGAAAGGCTTCCCCGACCTGAAAATCGTCGCCGAACAGCCTGCCGAGTGGGCGCAGGACAAAGGCTTCGCGGTCGCCCAGGACCTGTTGCAGCGTGACCCGAACATCACCGTGTTCTTCGGCCGCGCCGACGCCATGGCGCTGGGTGCCGCGCAGGCAGTGAAAGTCGCCAATCTGGATCATCCGGTGGTGGTGGTCGGCTTCGACGGTGACGTGGCGGGTCTCAAGGCCGTGAACAGCGGCGTGCTACAAGCGACCATGACCCAGCAGACCCAAAAAATGGGCCGCATGGCCGTCGCCTCTGCGCTGGACCTCAAGGCAGGCAAAGCCGTACCCAAGGAGCAACTGCTGGAAACCGTGCTGACCACCAAAGACAACGTCGCGCCTTTCCTGCAACAGCATCCTTGA